One genomic segment of Sminthopsis crassicaudata isolate SCR6 chromosome 2, ASM4859323v1, whole genome shotgun sequence includes these proteins:
- the SALL1 gene encoding LOW QUALITY PROTEIN: sal-like protein 1 (The sequence of the model RefSeq protein was modified relative to this genomic sequence to represent the inferred CDS: deleted 1 base in 1 codon) produces the protein MSRRKQAKPQHFQSDPVLASLPQRDGDMEKGQTNRTTKNKDAHVCGRCCAEFFELSDLLQHKKSCTKNQLVLIVNENPPSPPETFSPSPPSDNPDEQMNDAVNNTDQVDCSDLSAPSKLDREESMEMQASGTNRSSSGPNTIDSQIIPSSHSSSMGTSAITTSLPQLGDLTTLGNFSMINSNVIIENLQSTKVAVAQFSQEARCNGASSGKLAIPALMEQLLALQQQQIHQLQLIEQIRHQILLLASQNADMPTSSSPSQGTLRTSANPLSTLSSHLSQQLAAAAGLAQSLASQSASISGVKQLPPIQLPQSSPGNTIIPSSSGSPPNLNMLAAAVTTPSSEKVVSSAGGSQVSNPPVSASSPAFAISSLLSPASNPLLPQPAPGNSVFPGPLPNIGTTAEDLNSLSALAQQRKSKPPNVTAFEAKSTSDEAFFKHKCKFCAKVFGSDSALQIHLRSHTGERPFKCNICGNRFSTKGNLKVHFQRHKEKYPHIQMNPYPVPEHLDNIPTSTGIPYGMSIPPEKPVTSWLDTKPVLPTLTTSVGLPLPPTIPSLTPFIKTEEPAPIPISHSATSPPCSVKSDSGVVEIAPRSSSGLLEEAEGSTLPPSNSKIDEGTPVPNSLTNTNNSMSSPPADSSSGNVATFTNPLMPLMSEQFKAKFPFGGLLDSAQASETSKLQQLVENIDKKATDPNECIICHRVLSCQSALKMHYRTHTGERPFKCKICGRAFTTKGNLKTHYSVHRAMPPLRVQHSCPICQKKFTNAVVLQQHIRMHMGGQIPNTPITENYPESMESDTGSFDEKNFDDLDNFSDENMEDCPDSSVPDTPKSADASQDSLSSSPLPLEMSSIAALENQMKMINAGLAEQLQASLKSVENGSVEGDVMTNDSSSVGGDMESQSAGSPAISESTSSMQALSPSNSTHDYHKSPSIEEKQQRALPSEFANGLSPTPVNGGALDLTSGHTDKIIKEDSLGILFPFRDRGKFKNTACDICGKTFACQSALDIHYRSHTKERPFICTVCNRGFSTKGNLKQHMLTHQMRDLPSQLFEPNSNLGPNQNSAVIPTNSLSSLIKTEVNGFVHGSSQDSKDNSSSLVPSGPLSSSATSPVLLPALPRRTPKQHYCNTCGKTFSSSSALQIHERTHTGEKPFACTICGRAFTTKGNLKVHMGTHMWNSTPARRGRRLSVDGPMTFLGGNPVKFPEMFQKDLAARSGNGDPSSFWNQYAAALSNGLAMKTNEISVIQNGGIPPIPGSLGNGSSSPISGLTGSLEKLQNSEPNAPLAGLEKMAGSENGNNFRFTRFVEDNKEIATS, from the exons ATGTCGCGGAGAAAGCAAGCGAAGCCTCAACATTTCCAATCCGACCCCGTTCTGGCCTCGCTCCCCCAGCGAGATG GAGACATGGAGAAGGGTCAAACAAATCGAACCACTAAGAACAAGGATGCCCATGTCTGTGGCAGGTGCTGTGCTGAGTTCTTTGAATTATCAGATCTCCTGCAACACAAGAAGAGCTGCACTAAAAATCAATTAGTTTTAATTGTGAATGAaaatcctccttctcctcctgaaACCTTTTCCCCCAGCCCGCCCTCCGATAATCctgatgaacaaatgaatgacgCGGTTAATAACACCGATCAAGTAGACTGCAGTGACCTTTCAGCACCCAGCAAACTTGACAGGGAAGAGTCCATGGAAATGCAGGCCTCTGGCACGAACAGAAGCAGCAGTGGTCCCAACACCATCGACAGTCAAATTATTCCAAGCAGCCACAGCTCTTCCATGGGTACCTCAGCTATCACAACCTCTCTACCTCAGCTAGGGGATTTGACGACACTGGGCAACTTTTCCATGATCAACAGTAATGTCATCATAGAAAACCTCCAGAGCACGAAGGTGGCAGTGGCCCAGTTCTCCCAGGAAGCAAGGTGCAATGGGGCGTCCAGTGGTAAGCTGGCCATCCCAGCCCTCATGGAACAGCTCTTGGCTTTGCAACAGCAGCAGATCCACCAGTTGCAACTGATAGAGCAAATCCGTCACCAAATACTGCTGTTGGCTTCCCAAAATGCAGATATGCCAACATCTTCTAGTCCTTCTCAAGGTACTTTACGAACATCTGCCAACCCCTTGTCCACGCTAAGCTCCCATTTATCCCAGCAGCTGGCAGCAGCAGCTGGATTAGCACAGAGCCTTGCTAGTCAATCTGCCAGCATCAGTGGTGTGAAACAGCTACCCCCAATACAGCTACCTCAGAGCAGTCCTGGCAACACGATCATCCCATCCAGCAGTGGCTCTCCTCCAAATCTTAACATGTTGGCAGCAGCAGTTACAACTCCGTCCTCAGAAAAAGTGGTTTCAAGTGCTGGTGGCTCCCAGGTTAGCAACCCACCAGTATCAGCATCCTCACCAGCTTTTGCAATAAGCAGTTTATTAAGTCCTGCATCTAATCCACTTCTACCTCAGCCTGCCCCTGGTAACTCTGTTTTCCCCGGACCCTTGCCCAATATTGGAACAACTGCAGAGGATTTAAACTCTCTGTCAGCCTTGGCCCAGCAAAGAAAAAGCAAGCCACCAAACGTAACTGCCTTTGAGGCGAAAAGTACTTCTGACGAGGCATTCTTCAAACACAAGTGTAAATTCTGTGCTAAAGTCTTTGGTAGTGACAGTGCCTTGCAGATCCACTTGCGTTCTCATACTGGTGAAAGGCCATTCAAATGCAACATCTGTGGGAACAGATTTTCCACAAAGGGAAATTTAAAAGTCCACTTTCAGCGCCACAAAGAGAAATACCCCCACATCCAGATGAACCCCTACCCTGTGCCTGAGCACTTAGATAATATCCCTACTAGTACAGGTATCCCATATGGGATGTCCATCCCACCTGAAAAACCTGTCACCAGCTGGCTGGACACCAAGCCAGTCTTGCCCACACTGACCACTTCAGTTGGCTTGCCGCTTCCCCCCACAATCCCCAGTCTGACCCCTTTCATCAAGACTGAAGAACCAGCCCCAATACCCATAAGTCATTCTGCCACCAGCCCACCATGTTCTGTTAAAAGTGATTCAGGAGTGGTTGAAATAGCCCCAAGGAGCTCCAGTGGGCTACTTGAAGAAGCAGAGGGGTCCACTTTGCCACCATCTAACAGTAAGATAGATGAAGGCACCCCTGTACCCAATTCACTCACAAACACTAACAACTCCATGAGCTCCCCACCTGCAGACTCCAGTTCTGGCAATGTAGCTACTTTTACCAACCCTCTGATGCCTCTTATGTCAGAACAGTTCAAGGCAAAGTTCCCTTTTGGAGGGTTGTTGGACTCAGCACAAGCTTCAGAGACATCAAAACTACAGCAACTGGTAGAAAATATTGACAAAAAGGCAACAGACCCCAATGAGTGTATCATTTGCCATCGAGTTCTAAGTTGCCAGAGTGCATTGAAGATGCATTATCGGACCCATACTGGGGAGAGACCATTTAAATGTAAAATCTGTGGTAGGGCTTTCACCACAAAAGGGAATCTTAAAACTCACTATAGTGTCCACCGTGCTATGCCCCCACTCAGAGTCCAACATTCTTGCCCCATCTGCCAGAAGAAATTCACTAATGCTGTAGTACTTCAGCAGCACATCAGAATGCATATGGGGGGCCAGATTCCTAATACCCCAATTACTGAAAACTATCCTGAGTCAATGGAATCAGACACAGGTTCTTTTGATGAGAAGAACTTCGATGACCTAGACAACTTCTCAGATGAAAACATGGAAGACTGCCCTGATAGCAGTGTGCCTGATACACCCAAGTCTGCTGATGCATCACAAGATAGCTTGTCTTCTTCTCCTCTGCCCCTAGAAATGTCAAGTATTGCTGCTTTGGAAAATCAGATGAAGATGATCAATGCTGGATTAGCTGAGCAGCTTCAGGCCAGCCTCAAGTCAGTTGAGAATGGGTCTGTAGAAGGGGATGTAATGACAAATGACTCTTCCTCAGTTGGGGGTGATATGGAGAGCCAAAGTGCTGGAAGTCCTGCTATTTCAGAGTCTACCTCTTCCATGCAGGCTCTATCCCCATCCAACAGCACCCATGATTACCACAAGTCACCAAGTATTGAGGAGAAGCAGCAAAGAGCATTACCGAGTGAGTTTGCCAATGGTTTATCTCCCACCCCTGTGAATGGTGGGGCTTTGGATTTGACATCTGGTCATACagataaaattattaaagaagatTCCTTGGGCATACTCTTCCCTTTCAGAGACCGGGGTAAATTTAAAAACACCGCATGCGACATTTGTGGCAAAACATTTGCTTGTCAGAGTGCCTTGGACATTCATTACAGAAGTCATACCAAAGAGAGACCATTTATTTGCACAGTTTGCAATCGTGGGTTTTCCACAAAGGGTAATTTGAAGCAGCATATGTTGACACATCAGATGCGAGATCTACCATCACAGCTCTTCGAACCCAATTCCAACCTTGGCCCCAATCAGAACTCTGCAGTTATCCCCACCAATTCATTGTCATCACTCATAAAAACAGAAGTAAATGGCTTTGTGCATGGTTCTTCTCAGGACAGTAAAGATAATTCCTCAAGCCTGGTCCCATCAGGGCCTCTTTCTTCATCTGCCACATCTCCAGTTCTGCTCCCAGCCCTTCCTAGGAGAACTCCCAAACAGCATTATTGCAACACATGTGGAAAGACCTTCTCTTCCTCCAGTGCTCTGCAGATCCATGAAAGAAcacacactggagagaagccctttGCCTGCACAATTTGTGGGAGAGCTTTCACGACAAAAGGCAATCTTAAG GTACACATGGGCACTCACATGTGGAATAGTACCCCAGCCAGAAGAGGCAGGCGACTTTCTGTGGATGGTCCCATGACATTTCTGGGAGGCAATCCTGTAAAATTCCCAGAAATGTTCCAGAAAGATTTGGCTGCAAGGTCAGGAAATGGAGATCCTTCCAGTTTTTGGAATCAGTATGCAGCTGCACTCTCCAATGGTTTGGCCATGAAGACCAACGAGATCTCAGTCATTCAGAATGGTGGCATCCCTCCAATTCCTGGAAGCCTTGGCAATGGCAGTAGCTCACCTATTAGTGGGTTGACGGGAAGT TTGGAGAAGCTCCAGAACTCTGAACCTAATGCTCCTCTAGCTGGTCTGGAGAAAATGGCAGGCAGTGAAAATGGAAATAACTTCCGTTTTACCAGATTTGTGGAGGACAACAAAGAGATCGCAACAAGTTAA